Proteins encoded together in one Microplitis mediator isolate UGA2020A chromosome 7, iyMicMedi2.1, whole genome shotgun sequence window:
- the LOC130671378 gene encoding uncharacterized protein LOC130671378 isoform X2, which produces MESSWVLKQQNGLVLVLVLVLVLVLVTSAGASEENLCQRVENYTVTVREQYHQPVLVTTTSWCLSVPPRCTRDHIEMRTLFRIKSEIKQRNVSDCCEGYVKQKYRINNYYSEKCIRISNCTPGFIGNKCDIACPEGTWGISCQQTCNCGLKGICNPINGTCRCLPGWKGLNCTDKCDPSKWGRDCSMSCFCIDGFCHHETGKCNSIQSSIDIFVINKTNEKIIEITTDKSTTEIRGNSFDTNFYNNNNNNNFMSTELQVESSTVPTEATSKLKAPAINSVITPSERTFTTSSNVLTTTTGTPILSTKFIDTSTSTSTSSNRPILAVLHMSGKSIPTQMITSSIGTGLQDPLGADKIPVHVPMSLDIIAFIVIGSILSLGLTIMAVLAILHVRAKLYETIRLSIYDTEKPSAGEHNNSNTLTRTRTITSIPIPGPTPTLTASAMSSTLTREKGYDRHTINRNSHILTPVRDYELLEAHYDRPPANSLRQLTVESNNEAEHLYDEIPLQTTTFSLKSDSFE; this is translated from the exons ATGGAGTCATCCTGGGTTTTGAAACAACAAAATGGCCTCGTCCTCGTACTCGTCCTCGTCCTCGTCCTTGTTCTGGTGACTTCTGCGGGAGCTTCTGAAGAAAATTTGTGCCAAAGGGTGGAAAA ctataCAGTGACGGTTAGAGAACAGTATCATCAACCGGTACTGGTCACAACGACTTCATGGTGTTTATCTGTCCCACCGAGATGCACCAGAGATCATATTGAGATGAGAACTCTATTTAGAATAAAG agcgAAATAAAACAAAGGAATGTTAGTGATTGTTGTGAAGGATACGTCAAACAAAAAtatcgaataaataattactactcGGAAAAATGTATTCGAATATCAAACTGCACACCAGGGTTTATTGGAAATAAATGTGATATtg CGTGTCCAGAAGGTACGTGGGGTATCTCATGCCAACAAACATGCAATTGCGGGCTTAAGGGTATTTGTAATCCGATTAATGGAACTTGTCGCTGTCTACCAGGATGGAAAGGCTTAAA CTGCACAGATAAATGTGACCCGAGTAAATGGGGTCGCGATTGCTCAATGTCATGCTTTTGTATCGATGGATTTTGTCATCATGAGACAGGAAAATGTAACAGTATTCAATCCTCGatagatatttttgttataaacaaaacgaatgaaaaaataattgaaattacgACTGATAAATCTACTACCGAAATTAGGGGCAATTCCtttgatacaaatttttataataacaataataataataattttatgagtaCGGAGCTGCAAGTAG AGAGCAGTACTGTTCCTACTGAAGCAACATCAAAATTGAAAGCACCAGCAATTAACTCAGTAATTACTCCGAGCGAGAGGACATTTACGACTTCATCAAATGTATTAACAACTACAACAGGTACCCCAATTCTATCAACAAAGTTCATCGATACATCGACATCGACATCTACGTCATCAAACCGTCCAATCCTAGCAGTTCTCCATATGTCTGGAAAATCTATTCCAACCCAAATGATTACGAGCTCCATTGGCACAG GATTACAAGATCCGCTGGgagctgataaaattccaGTTCACGTTCCGATGTCACTGGATATTATAGCGTTTATTGTTATCGGGTCGATATTATCTTTGGGATTGACAATAATGGCAGTACTGGCAATTCTTCATGTCCGCGCTAAACTTTACGAGACTATAAGGCTGTCAATTTACGACACCGAGAAACCGTCGGCTGGAGAACATAATAATAGCAACACATTGACAAGAACAAGAACAATAACATCAATACCAATACCAGGACCAACGCCAACTCTAACGGCATCGGCCATGTCCTCGACACTGACACGCGAAAAAGGATACGACAGGCATACGATAAATCGCAATAGTCATATACTTACGCCCGTACGTGATTATG